The following are encoded in a window of Heteronotia binoei isolate CCM8104 ecotype False Entrance Well chromosome 9, APGP_CSIRO_Hbin_v1, whole genome shotgun sequence genomic DNA:
- the SPR gene encoding sepiapterin reductase, producing MASSGPGLGRALCVVSGASRGLGRSVAGALAGRLAAGSALLLVARSAERLRELEAQLAASCPGLAVRALPADLAEPRALPALLAAARALLPPGGALQRLLLVHAAASLGDISKAFVDFTSPEEVNSYLNFNVTSALCLTSCFLKAFPAKPGFCRTVVNISSLCALKPFNSWTLYCTGKAARDMMFQVLAVEEPDVRVLNYAPGPLDTDMQELARTKTGNLEMREQFLRMKEQGQLLDCEASSQKLLALLLEDTFESGAHIDFYDV from the exons ATGGCGTCGTCGGGGCCGGGGCTGGGGCGGGCGCTGTGCGTGGTGAGCGGGGCGTCGCGGGGCCTGGGCCGGAGCGTGGCGGGGGCGCTGGCGGGGCGGCTGGCGGCGGGCTCGGCGCTGCTGCTGGTGGCGCGCTCGGCGGAGCGGCTGCGGGAGCTCGAGGCGCAGCTGGCCGCCTCCTGCCCGGGCCTGGCCGTGCGCGCCCTCCCCGCCGACCTGGCCGAGCCGCGCGCCCTGCCCGCCCTCCTCGCCGCCGCCCGCGCCCTCCTGCCCCCCGGCGGCGCCCTCCAGCGCCTCCTCCTCGTGCACGCCGCCG cGTCTCTCGGTGATATTTCCAAAGCGTTTGTCGACTTCACCAGCCCCGAGGAAGTCAACAGCTACCTGAACTTCAACGTCACCTCCGCACTGTGCCTGACCTCCTGCTTCCTGAAAGCCTTCCCTGCAAAGCCCGGCTTCTGCCGGACGGTGGTGAACATCTCCTCCCTCTGTGCCCTGAAGCCCTTCAACTCCTGGACCCTCTACTGCACCGGGAAGGCCGCCCGCGACATGATGTTCCAGGTCCTTGCAGTGGAGGAGCCAGACGTCCGAGTGCTGAACTATGCGCCAG GGCCCCTGGACACCGACATGCAAGAACTGGCCCGCACCAAGACGGGCAACCTGGAAATGCGCGAGCAGTTCCTCCGCATGAAGGAGCAGGGGCAGCTGCTAGACTGCGAGGCctcctcccagaagctgctggcCCTCCTCCTGGAGGACACCTTTGAGTCGGGAGCGCACATCGACTTCTACGACGTCTGA